A single Ignavibacteriales bacterium DNA region contains:
- a CDS encoding T9SS type A sorting domain-containing protein: MSKIVFTFLLSGISLFAQFTYPLAPEVWSKPEKLLPDSLAQLPYNPFSLTSTGDTLLYGFQYVYFIYKDSAGNWQGPKMLSPLYGIPNYSPDYPVLTPDKKTLYFTDLRSFKMYKCRFNDSTGVWGTPEVFYDNGFNVNPYWYCINFLNDSTMFVVGEGRTRLARMVNGKWFPNYEYPKPGKGLWWFDGIWLYKNGLRAYLATGSMINNDIYLQYISDTITAAKELKVLNLSRMSDSLYQIGEYAGRSEYFPYLTPDRKKMIFIANYDSVFKYYVSRLIIDENGDSVLTGTKEESSVEFPKEIEFYQNYPNPFNPETTLSFRLPDEMSISLKIYSIDGSEIRTLAKGKYPAGYHTVRVSGFPASGIYIASLITKIRHLLTKDTSHKIGGKMLRIVLTAIVFFFFTVPYVRG, encoded by the coding sequence GTGTCTAAAATAGTATTCACATTTCTGCTCTCAGGTATTTCCCTGTTTGCTCAGTTCACTTACCCCCTGGCTCCGGAGGTGTGGAGCAAACCGGAGAAACTGCTCCCGGATAGTTTGGCGCAATTACCATACAACCCGTTTAGTCTTACTTCCACAGGTGATACTCTGCTTTACGGATTTCAGTATGTTTATTTTATCTACAAGGATTCAGCCGGTAACTGGCAGGGGCCGAAGATGCTGAGTCCTCTCTATGGAATTCCCAACTATTCACCAGACTATCCTGTTTTAACCCCTGACAAAAAAACCCTGTATTTTACCGATTTACGCAGCTTCAAGATGTATAAATGCCGGTTTAATGATTCAACAGGTGTGTGGGGCACTCCTGAGGTTTTTTATGACAACGGTTTCAATGTTAACCCCTACTGGTACTGTATCAATTTTCTGAACGACAGCACAATGTTTGTTGTGGGAGAGGGGCGAACCCGGCTTGCAAGAATGGTCAATGGTAAATGGTTCCCAAATTATGAGTATCCAAAGCCCGGGAAAGGACTTTGGTGGTTTGATGGAATATGGCTGTATAAGAATGGATTACGGGCATATCTGGCTACCGGCTCTATGATAAATAACGATATCTATTTACAATATATATCTGATACAATAACTGCTGCAAAGGAACTCAAAGTATTGAATTTAAGCAGGATGTCAGACAGTTTATATCAAATTGGGGAATATGCCGGAAGATCAGAATATTTCCCCTATCTTACTCCCGATCGCAAAAAGATGATCTTTATTGCAAATTATGACAGTGTGTTTAAGTATTATGTAAGCAGACTGATAATTGATGAAAACGGAGATTCGGTTTTAACAGGCACAAAAGAAGAATCATCGGTGGAATTTCCAAAAGAAATCGAATTTTATCAGAACTACCCAAATCCTTTTAACCCTGAGACAACCCTTTCCTTCCGGTTGCCGGATGAAATGAGTATTTCTCTGAAAATCTATTCCATAGACGGGAGTGAAATACGCACACTGGCTAAAGGGAAATACCCGGCTGGATATCACACGGTCAGGGTGAGCGGGTTTCCGGCGTCAGGCATATATATTGCATCACTTATAACAAAGATCAGGCATCTACTCACAAAAGATACTTCACATAAAATAGGAGGAAAAATGTTGCGCATAGTTCTAACCGCCATAGTATTCTTTTTCTTTACTGTTCCTTATGTTCGCGGTTAG
- a CDS encoding D-sedoheptulose 7-phosphate isomerase → MDKVQFFNDSLKESSETKLKIMAECREPVLGAIDALVAAYKAGHKLLLCGNGGSAADCQHIATEFMIRLNHKIERPALAAIALTTDSSNLTAGGNDIGYENVFARNVEGLGAKGDMLIAISTSGNSPNVIKAVAKAKEKGMVTVGFLGGSGGKLNDQVDIPIVIPSSNTQRIQEGHITVAHIICELTELELYG, encoded by the coding sequence TTGGATAAAGTACAGTTTTTTAACGATTCCCTTAAAGAAAGCAGCGAAACCAAACTGAAGATCATGGCTGAGTGCCGTGAGCCGGTTCTGGGTGCAATTGATGCTCTGGTTGCTGCATACAAAGCAGGTCACAAACTGCTCCTCTGCGGCAATGGCGGAAGCGCTGCTGACTGCCAGCACATCGCAACGGAGTTTATGATACGGCTTAACCATAAGATTGAACGGCCGGCACTTGCTGCCATCGCGCTTACAACAGACTCTTCCAATCTGACTGCGGGGGGCAATGACATCGGTTATGAAAATGTTTTCGCGCGGAATGTTGAAGGGCTCGGTGCAAAAGGTGATATGCTGATAGCTATTTCAACCAGCGGAAATTCACCAAATGTGATTAAAGCAGTTGCGAAGGCAAAAGAAAAGGGAATGGTAACCGTCGGATTTCTTGGAGGCAGCGGCGGTAAACTGAATGACCAGGTGGATATACCCATTGTTATCCCATCCTCCAACACGCAGCGCATTCAGGAAGGGCACATTACGGTGGCCCACATCATCTGCGAACTGACAGAACTTGAATTGTACGGATAA
- a CDS encoding T9SS type A sorting domain-containing protein translates to MLSKIVFTFLLSGISLFAQFTYPLAPEVWSKPEKLLPDSLAQLPYSPFSLTSTGDTLLYGFQYVYFIYKDSAGNWQGPKMLSPLYGIPNYSPDYPVLTPDKKTLYFTDLRSFKMYKCRFNDSTGVWGTPEVFYDNGFNVNPYWYCINFLNDSTMFVVGEERTRLARMVNGKWFPNYEYPNPGFGLSWIHGSWLFNTGMRAYFSSSGSNTFNRQLYIRYIYDTVSTSAETKILNISTESDSLFLSGQYKGREETFPYLTPDRKKMIFIANYDSVFKYYVSRLIIDENGDSVLTGTKEESSAEYPKEIKFYQNYPNPFNPETTLSFRLPNEMSISLKIYSIDGSEIRTLAKGRYPAGYHTVRVSGFPASGIYIASLITESGIYSQKILHIK, encoded by the coding sequence ATGCTGTCTAAAATAGTATTCACATTTCTGCTCTCAGGTATTTCCCTGTTTGCACAGTTCACTTACCCTCTGGCCCCGGAGGTGTGGAGCAAACCGGAAAAACTGCTCCCGGATAGTTTGGCGCAATTACCATACAGCCCATTTAGTCTTACTTCCACCGGTGATACTCTGCTTTACGGATTTCAGTATGTTTATTTTATCTACAAGGATTCAGCCGGTAACTGGCAGGGGCCGAAGATGCTGAGTCCTCTCTATGGAATTCCCAACTATTCACCAGACTATCCTGTTTTAACCCCTGACAAAAAAACCCTGTATTTTACCGATTTACGCAGCTTCAAGATGTATAAATGCCGGTTTAATGATTCAACAGGTGTGTGGGGCACTCCTGAGGTTTTTTATGACAACGGTTTCAATGTTAACCCCTACTGGTACTGTATCAATTTTCTGAACGACAGCACCATGTTTGTTGTCGGGGAGGAACGAACCCGGCTTGCAAGAATGGTCAATGGTAAATGGTTTCCAAATTATGAGTATCCAAATCCCGGATTTGGACTGTCTTGGATTCATGGTTCATGGCTATTTAATACAGGAATGCGAGCATACTTTAGCTCAAGCGGATCGAATACTTTTAACAGGCAGCTATATATTAGATATATTTATGATACCGTTAGTACATCCGCGGAAACAAAAATACTCAACATCAGCACAGAATCGGACAGTCTGTTTTTATCCGGGCAGTATAAAGGAAGGGAGGAAACTTTCCCCTATCTTACTCCCGATCGAAAAAAGATGATCTTTATTGCAAATTATGACAGTGTGTTTAAGTATTATGTAAGCAGACTGATAATTGATGAAAACGGAGATTCGGTTTTAACAGGCACAAAAGAAGAATCATCGGCGGAATATCCAAAAGAAATCAAATTTTATCAAAACTACCCTAACCCTTTTAATCCTGAGACAACACTGTCCTTCCGGTTGCCAAATGAAATGAGTATTTCTCTGAAAATCTATTCCATAGACGGGAGTGAAATACGCACACTGGCCAAAGGGAGATACCCGGCCGGTTATCATACGGTCAGGGTGAGCGGGTTTCCGGCCTCCGGCATATATATTGCTTCGCTGATAACAGAATCTGGTATCTATTCACAAAAGATACTTCACATAAAATAG
- a CDS encoding GxxExxY protein → MTDNLIYKEESYLIIGKCFEVHRSLGCGFLEAVYKDALQHEFYTAGIEFKREREYKIYYKDQLLAHSYFADFVVMDKIILEVKAISALTDQHIAQTLNYLAASGNKLGILVNFGEASLRYKRIVL, encoded by the coding sequence ATGACCGACAATCTTATATACAAAGAAGAATCCTATCTGATAATCGGGAAATGCTTTGAGGTGCACAGGAGTTTAGGATGCGGATTCCTTGAGGCGGTATATAAAGATGCATTGCAACATGAGTTTTACACTGCCGGAATAGAATTTAAGAGAGAAAGAGAGTATAAGATTTACTACAAAGATCAATTACTCGCTCACAGTTACTTTGCTGATTTTGTAGTAATGGATAAAATTATTCTTGAGGTAAAAGCAATATCTGCTTTGACCGATCAGCATATTGCACAGACACTTAACTATCTTGCGGCATCAGGCAATAAGCTTGGAATATTGGTAAATTTCGGAGAAGCTAGTTTGAGATACAAGAGAATAGTATTATAG
- a CDS encoding T9SS type A sorting domain-containing protein: MLSKIVFTLLLSGISLFAQFTYPLAPEVWSKPEKLLPDSLAHLRFNRFTLTTTGDTLLYGYQYVYFIYKDSAGNWQGPKKLSPLYGIPAYSPDYPVLTPDKKTLYFTDLRSFRMYKCRFNDTTGVWGAPEVFYDNGFNVNPYWYCINFLNDSTMFVVGEGRTRLARMVNGKWFPNYEYPNPGFGLAWGHGSWLFKSGMRAYFSSSGTTTFNRQLYIRYIYDTVTTSAETKILNISSESDSLFLSGHYKGREESFPYLTPDRKKMVFIANYDSVSKYYISRLIIDENGDSVLTGTKEESSEDYPKEIEFYQNYPNPFNPETTLSFRLPDEMSISLKIYSIDGSIINTLAKGRYPAGYHTVRVSGFPASGIYIASLITESGIYSQKILHIK; the protein is encoded by the coding sequence ATGCTGTCTAAAATAGTATTCACATTGTTGCTCTCAGGTATTTCCCTGTTTGCTCAGTTCACTTACCCCCTGGCCCCGGAGGTGTGGAGCAAACCGGAGAAACTGCTCCCGGATAGTTTGGCGCATTTACGATTTAATCGTTTTACGCTGACAACAACAGGAGATACCCTTCTTTATGGATATCAGTATGTTTATTTTATCTACAAGGATTCAGCCGGTAACTGGCAGGGGCCGAAGAAGCTGAGTCCTCTCTATGGCATTCCTGCTTATTCACCAGATTACCCGGTATTAACCCCTGACAAAAAAACCCTGTATTTCACAGATTTACGGAGTTTTAGAATGTATAAATGCCGGTTTAATGATACAACGGGGGTATGGGGCGCTCCTGAGGTTTTTTATGACAACGGTTTCAATGTTAACCCCTACTGGTACTGTATCAATTTTCTGAACGACAGCACAATGTTTGTTGTGGGAGAGGGGCGAACCCGCCTCGCAAGAATGGTCAATGGTAAATGGTTTCCAAATTATGAGTATCCAAATCCCGGATTTGGACTTGCCTGGGGACATGGTTCTTGGTTGTTTAAATCAGGCATGAGGGCATACTTTAGCTCAAGCGGAACGACTACTTTTAACAGGCAACTATACATTAGATATATTTATGATACCGTTACCACATCTGCCGAAACGAAAATACTCAACATCAGCTCAGAATCGGACAGTCTGTTTTTATCCGGTCATTACAAAGGAAGAGAAGAAAGTTTCCCCTATCTTACCCCCGACCGTAAAAAGATGGTCTTTATTGCAAATTATGATAGTGTATCCAAGTATTATATAAGCAGACTGATAATTGATGAAAACGGAGATTCAGTTTTAACAGGCACAAAAGAAGAATCATCAGAGGACTATCCAAAAGAAATCGAATTTTATCAAAATTACCCCAACCCTTTTAATCCTGAGACAACCCTGTCATTCCGGTTGCCGGATGAGATGAGTATTTCTCTGAAAATCTATTCCATAGACGGGAGTATAATAAACACACTGGCTAAAGGGAGATACCCGGCCGGTTATCATACGGTCAGGGTGAGCGGGTTTCCGGCCTCCGGCATATATATTGCTTCGCTGATAACAGAATCTGGTATCTACTCACAAAAAATACTTCACATAAAATAG
- a CDS encoding EamA family transporter, with protein MESYKPIIYAILTAMAWGIGGYFEKKGLHLGNLPPQLGITIRTFVALIILGVVSFPHWGKIATAGPKALTYMVIGGGVVAGSVGMLCFYAAIKGAPLTKVMPIAFTSPLFGALMGIILGGEPLTLKTIIGMLMTIGGIIVLTI; from the coding sequence ATGGAATCATATAAACCTATTATTTACGCAATTTTAACAGCAATGGCATGGGGAATCGGCGGATATTTTGAAAAAAAGGGGCTTCACCTCGGAAATCTCCCCCCTCAGCTTGGCATCACCATCCGGACATTTGTCGCGCTTATCATTCTGGGGGTGGTCAGTTTTCCCCATTGGGGTAAAATTGCCACTGCCGGGCCTAAAGCGCTGACCTACATGGTCATCGGCGGCGGGGTGGTTGCCGGTTCAGTCGGGATGCTCTGTTTTTATGCGGCCATCAAAGGAGCCCCCCTGACCAAAGTAATGCCCATTGCTTTTACCTCACCCCTGTTCGGCGCACTTATGGGAATCATCCTTGGCGGCGAACCCCTTACCCTCAAAACCATCATCGGCATGCTCATGACCATCGGGGGAATCATCGTGCTGACGATTTGA
- the serC gene encoding 3-phosphoserine/phosphohydroxythreonine transaminase, with product MEKRIYNFSAGPAVLPEPVLKEAQEHLFTLPGVGMSILEISHRSKKFDEIIANAKKDMADLLGVPDDYAILFLQGGASLQFSMVPMNLMPPVNKADYIVTGTWSQKAVKEAKRVGTVNIAASTEAENFKRIPAQSELKLDPEAAYVHFTSNNTIFGTQWMSEPEVGNVPLICDASSDILHKPIDIRKYGLIYAGAQKNIGPSGVVLVIIRKDLLERSQSTLHTMLNYKIQAENDSLYNTPNTFGIYIISLVGKYLKGLGGLEAMYKMNKEKAGLLYDCIDKSGGYFRGHAEKGSRSLMNITFNLPSEELEKKLISEATKAGFDGLKGHRSVGGLRASIYNAFPKQGVADLVDFMNTFMKNNG from the coding sequence ATGGAAAAAAGAATATATAATTTCAGCGCGGGACCGGCGGTGCTCCCTGAACCGGTTCTTAAAGAAGCACAGGAACATCTCTTCACGCTTCCGGGTGTGGGTATGTCCATTCTGGAAATCAGCCACCGCTCAAAGAAATTTGACGAGATTATTGCCAATGCGAAAAAGGATATGGCAGATCTGCTTGGTGTGCCTGATGACTATGCAATCCTCTTTCTTCAGGGGGGAGCATCATTACAGTTCTCAATGGTACCGATGAATCTGATGCCTCCGGTTAATAAAGCCGATTATATCGTAACAGGAACCTGGAGCCAGAAAGCAGTAAAGGAAGCAAAGCGTGTTGGTACGGTTAATATTGCCGCGTCAACTGAAGCAGAAAACTTTAAGAGAATTCCAGCACAATCAGAGTTAAAGCTTGATCCTGAAGCAGCGTATGTTCACTTTACCTCAAACAACACCATCTTCGGAACACAGTGGATGAGTGAGCCGGAGGTAGGCAATGTACCGCTCATATGCGATGCATCATCAGACATCCTCCACAAGCCGATTGATATACGCAAATACGGTCTGATCTACGCCGGCGCGCAGAAGAATATCGGTCCTTCGGGTGTTGTTCTGGTTATCATCAGAAAAGACCTGCTTGAGCGCTCACAGAGCACCCTGCACACCATGCTGAACTATAAGATTCAGGCGGAGAATGATTCTCTCTACAATACACCGAATACTTTTGGTATATATATCATCAGCTTAGTCGGCAAGTATCTGAAAGGACTCGGCGGCCTGGAAGCAATGTATAAGATGAACAAGGAAAAAGCCGGTCTGCTTTATGATTGTATTGACAAGAGCGGCGGTTACTTCCGCGGGCATGCTGAAAAAGGATCCCGTTCGCTTATGAATATCACCTTCAATCTTCCGAGTGAAGAACTGGAAAAGAAGCTGATCTCCGAGGCAACCAAAGCCGGCTTTGACGGCCTGAAAGGACACCGTTCAGTCGGCGGTCTCCGCGCATCAATTTATAATGCATTCCCGAAACAGGGAGTTGCGGATCTGGTTGACTTCATGAACACTTTCATGAAGAATAACGGATAA
- a CDS encoding T9SS type A sorting domain-containing protein codes for MLSKIVFTFLLSGISLFAQFTYPLAPEVWSKPEKLLPDSMAHIRFNRFTLTTTGDTLLYGYQYVYFIYKDSAGNWQGPKKLSPLYGIPAYSPDYPVLTPDKKTLYFTDLRSFKMYKCRFNDSTGVWGTPEVFYDNGFNVNPRWYCINFLNDSTMFVVGEERTRLARMVNGKWFPNYEYPKPGKGLWWFDGIWLYKNGLRAYLATGSMINNDIYLQYISDTITAAKELKVLNLSRMSDSLYQIGEYAGRSEYFPYLTPDRKKMIFIANYDSVFKYYVSRLIIDENGDSVLTGTKEESSVEYPKEIKFYQNYPNPFNPETTLSFRLPNEMSISLKIYSVDGREISSLANGRYPAGYHTVRVSGFPASGIYIASLITESGIYAQKILHIK; via the coding sequence ATGCTGTCCAAAATAGTATTCACATTTCTGCTCTCAGGTATTTCCCTGTTTGCTCAGTTCACTTACCCCCTGGCTCCGGAGGTGTGGAGCAAACCGGAAAAACTGCTCCCGGATAGTATGGCGCATATACGATTTAATCGTTTTACGCTGACAACAACAGGAGATACCCTTCTTTATGGATATCAGTATGTTTATTTTATCTACAAGGATTCAGCCGGTAACTGGCAGGGGCCGAAGAAGCTGAGTCCTCTCTATGGCATTCCTGCTTATTCACCAGATTACCCGGTATTAACCCCTGACAAAAAGACCCTGTATTTCACCGATTTACGCAGCTTCAAGATGTATAAATGCCGGTTTAATGATTCAACAGGCGTGTGGGGCACTCCTGAAGTTTTTTATGATAATGGCTTTAATGTAAACCCACGCTGGTACTGTATCAATTTTCTGAACGACAGCACAATGTTTGTAGTCGGAGAAGAACGAACCCGCCTCGCAAGAATGGTCAATGGTAAATGGTTCCCAAATTATGAGTATCCAAAGCCCGGGAAAGGACTTTGGTGGTTTGATGGAATATGGCTGTATAAGAATGGATTACGGGCATATCTGGCTACCGGCTCTATGATAAATAACGATATCTATTTACAATATATATCTGATACAATTACTGCTGCAAAGGAACTCAAAGTATTGAATTTAAGCAGGATGTCAGACAGTCTATATCAAATTGGGGAATATGCAGGGAGATCAGAATATTTCCCCTATCTTACTCCCGATCGCAAAAAGATGATCTTTATTGCAAATTATGACAGTGTGTTTAAGTATTATGTAAGCAGACTGATAATTGATGAAAACGGAGATTCAGTTTTAACAGGCACAAAAGAAGAATCATCGGTGGAATATCCAAAAGAAATCAAATTTTATCAAAACTACCCTAACCCTTTTAATCCTGAGACAACACTGTCCTTCCGGTTGCCAAATGAAATGAGTATCTCTCTGAAGATCTACTCAGTAGATGGAAGAGAAATAAGCTCACTGGCTAATGGGAGATACCCGGCCGGTTATCATACGGTCAGGGTGAGCGGGTTTCCGGCCTCCGGCATATATATTGCTTCACTGATAACAGAATCAGGTATCTACGCACAAAAGATACTTCACATAAAATAG
- the alaS gene encoding alanine--tRNA ligase codes for MTSREIRQQFLDFFKSKQHTIVPSAPVVPFDDPTLLFTNAGMNQFKDVFLATGSRSYTRAADTQKCIRVSGKHNDLEEVGHDTYHHTFFEMLGNWSFGDYYKKEAIRWAWELLTEVWKLPKDRLYATIYRTDDEAMELWKSETDIKHSHILKFDEKDNFWEMGETGPCGPCSEIHINLSDNPNDPTLVNAGSPLCMEIWNLVFIQYNRDENGKLHELPAKHVDTGMGFERVTAVLQGKSSNYDTDVFMPLINAVSHLSNVKYEKEEDQIPMRVIADHIRTLSYAIADGAVPGNEGRGYVLRRILRRASRYGRKLGLKEPFLYKLVDILSETMGDVFPEIVSRQDHVKRIIKAEEESFNRTLDKGISLFEHIAAEMKKQGKNVIPGEDAFKLYDTFGFPVDLTRVMALEQGMSVDEAGFEKLMEEQKNRAREASKEKFASVSVNLTGLDGFSLFGAEQTVFTGYEDLTSHAVIKGVKNEDEAGYIILDKTPFYVEAGGQIDDTGTIKVAEYQLEVVDVAKIEGKTVHAVKNESGALLEPGMEITASVDRSRRYEIMRNHTATHLMHSALRKILGTHVGQAGSYVGPDRLRFDFTHFSKVSHDELNDIEAMVNDYLLQNIPLQHHRNMPFDEAKKMGALMFFGDKYGDFVNVVQYGDYSIEFCGGTHVRNSSEIGLFKIISESSISSGVRRIEAVTGLGVERWIRQRLEKEHELESRILELTYTRKKLEKEINDLKLKEKLSLLPALLRNPQTAAGVSIYTGTIDDASVDDLKFFGDEFRNRMKEGVGLLASVHEGKVGLVCVVSDTLIKEKKLSAGKIVGDIAKILGGGGGGKPHLATAGAKDTSKVGDALKQLSAIVAGYLS; via the coding sequence ATGACATCAAGAGAGATCAGACAGCAGTTTTTAGATTTTTTTAAGAGTAAACAGCATACCATTGTGCCGAGCGCACCGGTGGTGCCGTTTGATGACCCCACTCTGCTTTTTACGAACGCAGGAATGAATCAGTTTAAGGATGTATTTCTTGCAACAGGAAGCAGAAGCTACACACGCGCGGCGGACACACAAAAGTGCATCCGTGTCAGCGGAAAGCACAATGACCTTGAAGAAGTAGGGCATGATACCTATCACCATACCTTCTTTGAAATGCTTGGCAACTGGTCATTTGGTGATTATTACAAGAAGGAAGCTATACGCTGGGCGTGGGAGCTGCTTACAGAGGTCTGGAAACTGCCTAAAGACCGTCTTTATGCAACAATATACCGTACCGATGATGAAGCAATGGAGCTTTGGAAATCAGAAACGGATATAAAGCACTCTCATATATTAAAGTTTGATGAGAAAGATAATTTCTGGGAAATGGGAGAAACCGGTCCATGCGGTCCATGTTCAGAGATTCATATCAATCTGAGTGATAATCCTAATGATCCGACCTTAGTAAATGCCGGCTCGCCGCTTTGCATGGAAATCTGGAATCTGGTTTTTATTCAGTATAACCGTGACGAAAACGGCAAGCTGCATGAGCTTCCCGCAAAGCATGTGGATACCGGAATGGGTTTTGAGCGCGTTACCGCGGTGCTGCAGGGGAAAAGCTCCAATTATGACACCGATGTATTCATGCCGCTTATTAACGCTGTTTCACATCTCTCTAATGTGAAATATGAAAAAGAAGAAGATCAGATCCCGATGCGGGTTATTGCTGATCATATACGCACGCTTTCTTATGCTATTGCAGACGGCGCTGTGCCGGGCAATGAAGGCAGAGGATATGTGCTGCGCAGAATACTTCGCCGTGCTTCGCGCTACGGAAGAAAACTGGGTCTTAAAGAACCATTTTTATATAAGCTGGTTGATATACTGAGCGAAACCATGGGTGATGTATTTCCTGAAATTGTTTCACGCCAGGATCATGTAAAGCGAATCATCAAAGCTGAAGAAGAAAGTTTTAACAGAACGCTGGACAAGGGTATATCTCTTTTTGAGCACATTGCTGCTGAGATGAAAAAGCAGGGGAAAAACGTTATCCCCGGTGAAGATGCATTTAAGCTGTATGATACTTTCGGTTTCCCTGTTGATCTTACGCGGGTTATGGCTCTTGAGCAGGGGATGAGTGTGGATGAAGCCGGTTTCGAAAAGCTGATGGAAGAGCAGAAGAACAGAGCCCGCGAGGCTTCAAAAGAAAAGTTTGCTTCCGTGAGCGTAAACCTTACAGGACTGGATGGCTTTTCACTTTTCGGCGCTGAGCAAACGGTATTCACCGGCTATGAAGATCTTACCTCTCATGCAGTCATCAAAGGGGTGAAGAATGAAGATGAGGCAGGATATATCATTCTGGATAAAACTCCCTTTTATGTTGAAGCGGGGGGACAGATTGATGATACCGGTACTATAAAAGTAGCCGAGTATCAGCTTGAAGTGGTTGATGTGGCAAAGATTGAAGGTAAAACTGTTCATGCCGTAAAAAATGAAAGCGGCGCGCTGCTTGAACCAGGCATGGAAATCACCGCATCTGTTGACCGCTCCCGCAGATATGAAATCATGCGAAATCATACCGCAACACATTTAATGCATTCGGCATTAAGAAAAATTCTCGGTACCCATGTCGGGCAGGCTGGTTCCTATGTCGGGCCTGACCGCTTACGGTTTGACTTTACCCATTTCTCAAAAGTAAGTCATGATGAGCTGAATGACATAGAAGCAATGGTCAATGACTATCTGCTGCAGAATATACCGCTTCAGCATCACCGCAATATGCCATTTGACGAAGCAAAGAAGATGGGCGCGCTTATGTTCTTTGGTGATAAATACGGCGACTTTGTGAATGTGGTGCAGTATGGTGATTATTCAATAGAATTTTGCGGCGGAACGCACGTCCGCAATTCAAGTGAGATAGGATTATTTAAAATTATCAGCGAGTCATCCATATCAAGCGGTGTAAGAAGAATTGAAGCGGTAACCGGACTTGGTGTTGAACGGTGGATCCGCCAGCGGCTCGAAAAAGAGCATGAGCTTGAATCGCGCATACTTGAACTGACTTATACACGGAAAAAACTGGAAAAAGAGATTAACGATCTGAAACTGAAAGAAAAGCTTTCTCTGCTTCCGGCATTGCTCCGGAATCCGCAGACTGCTGCCGGAGTTTCCATATATACCGGAACGATTGATGATGCATCAGTTGATGATCTGAAATTCTTCGGTGATGAGTTCCGCAACCGTATGAAGGAAGGAGTAGGGCTGCTTGCTTCAGTTCATGAAGGCAAAGTGGGTCTGGTCTGCGTTGTTTCCGATACGCTTATCAAAGAAAAGAAACTCTCAGCCGGAAAGATTGTAGGAGATATTGCGAAAATCCTTGGCGGCGGGGGAGGCGGCAAGCCGCATCTTGCAACGGCAGGCGCGAAGGACACAAGTAAAGTCGGTGACGCACTCAAACAGCTTTCCGCCATTGTTGCCGGATATCTTTCCTGA